A single region of the Streptomyces caelestis genome encodes:
- a CDS encoding amino acid adenylation domain-containing protein: MSASEASRTRLLGTCLPDLLLEQALRAPDRTAAVHGERSITYAELIRSSCDLGAFLKHEGVGRDSRVGLFMEPSLDLLVGAWGILHAGGAYVPLSPEYPEERIEYMMKDAGVEIVLTQEHLRPSLHDLSGAPVRVLTLDETRRIRHEGHRIPGSTEEVDEQNSDTHARPDGLAYVIYTSGSTGKPKGVMIEHKSIVNQMRWLHDVCEIDDEKTVLQKTPISFDAAQWELLASACGAKVVMGEPGIYRDPEAVIDTIVRHDITTLQCVPTLLQALIDTEELPSCRSLRQIFSGGEALSRSLARQCLDTMPDCRLVNLYGPTECTINASAFTVDRSAVDVGPSTMPIGSPVYDTTFHVLDTEGHPVAVGEVGELHIGGVQVARGYLNRPNLTADRFRDDPFATQPGALLYRTGDLVHWNADGTVQFVGRADNQVKLRGYRVELDEISRTIETHDWVRNAAVLLRDDTATGFQNLVAFVELNPKEAALMDQGNHGAHHQSKRSRLQVRAQLSNQGCRDQAELADRPVTELPGAEATPRQRALAFARKTYRFYEGGEVRRDDVLRLLGRRDAEPDGVAARTPDSLSLAEVGEILRNFGQHLSDERLLPKYAYASPGSLYATQMYLELAGVGGMPPGMYYYHPLRHQLVRVGDAPEGPAPRARVHFLGKHRAIEPVYRNNIQEVLEIEAGHMVGLFQEVLPAYGLDITAAAYSPAAKTHFDCAAEDYYLGTFEWVPHGAAAAAEALDIYVQAHPGKIADLPAGQYRWTDGRLVRVSDALVLRKHLIAINQRVYERAALGIALVARGRTPWRHYVELGRTLQRLQMNDLNLGFMSAGYSSKTGNDLPAARRLEQILTACGLPTGPSYFCVGGRVSEEQVLGQGMREDVVHMQGPAELIREDLTGLLPHYMVPNRIVIVDRLPLTANGKIDTKALEASRQAELAPPERALVSPRTRTERKVRDVWQAVLKREQVSVVDDFFESGGNSLIAVRLVSRLNKVFGSALPLQVLFEAPTVEKLAARLDAAVPGPVSRLVPLQPEGSGTPLHCWPGLGGYPMNLRPLAAALGADRPVYGVQAHGINRGETPYATVREMALADVAAIRGVQPRGPYLLCGYSFGARVAFETAYQLEQAGESVEHLFLIAPGQPRLRPEDASAATGTADFADRAFLALLFSVFAGTLNGPVLDECLRTVTDQDSFVAFVTTRFGGLNEDLVRAVTDIVRQTYSLTYEFRELTGRRLNAPVTLVKAADDNYSFIENQNGFSAEPPFVHRLTAGHYDVLRTPHVAELAALIRGRLPASSRTPHPTPRHAPVSQVPSQEAVVPHVNIKHFPVPITREQETELVAAVTAAVRNAFGCEEDVISISLEPVEQEVWNERVYLPEIVERKNLLRKAPNY, encoded by the coding sequence ATGAGCGCATCCGAGGCATCCCGCACGCGTCTCCTCGGCACGTGCCTTCCCGATCTCCTGCTGGAGCAGGCGCTCCGTGCTCCGGACCGGACGGCCGCCGTCCACGGCGAGCGCAGCATCACCTACGCCGAACTGATACGCAGCAGCTGTGACCTGGGCGCCTTCCTGAAGCACGAGGGCGTGGGCCGGGACAGCCGCGTCGGTCTGTTCATGGAGCCGTCACTCGACCTGCTGGTCGGTGCCTGGGGGATCCTGCACGCGGGCGGCGCCTACGTCCCGCTCTCCCCGGAATACCCCGAGGAGCGGATCGAGTACATGATGAAGGATGCCGGGGTCGAGATCGTCCTCACCCAGGAACACCTTCGTCCATCACTTCACGACTTATCCGGGGCGCCGGTGAGGGTGTTGACCCTCGACGAGACCCGGCGCATACGCCACGAGGGTCACCGAATACCCGGGTCGACCGAAGAGGTCGACGAACAGAATTCGGATACGCACGCACGGCCCGATGGACTCGCGTACGTCATCTACACTTCCGGCAGCACTGGAAAGCCGAAGGGAGTGATGATCGAACACAAGAGCATCGTGAACCAGATGAGATGGCTGCACGATGTCTGCGAAATAGATGACGAAAAGACCGTCCTCCAGAAGACGCCGATAAGTTTTGACGCCGCGCAGTGGGAGTTACTCGCGTCGGCTTGCGGAGCCAAGGTCGTGATGGGCGAACCCGGCATCTACCGGGACCCCGAAGCCGTCATCGACACGATCGTCCGGCACGACATCACCACGTTGCAGTGTGTCCCCACGCTTCTCCAGGCGCTGATCGACACGGAAGAGCTCCCGTCCTGCCGATCACTGCGGCAGATATTCAGCGGCGGCGAGGCGCTCTCCCGCAGCCTGGCCCGGCAGTGCCTCGACACCATGCCCGACTGCCGGCTCGTCAACCTGTACGGCCCCACCGAGTGCACCATCAACGCCTCGGCCTTCACTGTGGACCGGTCGGCCGTCGACGTCGGACCGAGCACCATGCCCATCGGCTCACCGGTGTACGACACCACCTTCCATGTCCTGGACACCGAGGGACACCCCGTCGCGGTCGGGGAAGTCGGCGAACTCCACATCGGTGGGGTCCAGGTGGCCCGCGGCTATCTGAACCGCCCCAATCTCACCGCGGACCGCTTCCGTGACGATCCCTTCGCGACGCAACCCGGTGCCCTCCTGTACCGCACCGGCGACCTGGTCCACTGGAACGCGGACGGCACCGTGCAGTTCGTGGGGCGCGCCGACAACCAGGTGAAGCTGCGAGGCTACCGCGTCGAACTCGACGAGATCAGCAGGACCATCGAGACGCACGACTGGGTCAGGAACGCCGCGGTCCTGCTCCGCGACGACACCGCCACCGGCTTTCAGAACCTGGTGGCCTTCGTCGAACTGAACCCCAAGGAAGCCGCCCTGATGGACCAGGGCAACCACGGCGCCCACCACCAGTCGAAACGAAGCAGGCTCCAGGTCAGGGCCCAACTGTCCAACCAAGGCTGCCGGGACCAGGCCGAGCTCGCCGACAGGCCTGTGACCGAACTCCCCGGCGCCGAGGCTACGCCCCGACAGCGCGCCCTGGCCTTCGCCCGCAAGACGTACCGGTTCTATGAAGGCGGTGAGGTCCGCCGGGACGACGTCCTGCGGCTGCTCGGTCGGCGTGACGCCGAACCGGACGGCGTGGCCGCCCGTACCCCGGACAGCCTGAGCCTCGCGGAAGTCGGCGAGATCCTGCGGAACTTCGGACAGCACCTCAGCGACGAACGGCTGCTGCCGAAATACGCTTACGCCTCGCCCGGCTCCCTGTACGCGACGCAGATGTACCTTGAACTCGCCGGTGTGGGCGGGATGCCGCCGGGCATGTACTACTACCACCCACTGCGCCACCAGCTGGTGCGTGTCGGCGACGCCCCGGAAGGGCCCGCCCCTCGGGCGAGGGTCCACTTCCTCGGCAAGCACCGGGCGATCGAGCCGGTGTACCGCAACAACATTCAGGAAGTGCTGGAGATCGAGGCCGGACACATGGTCGGCCTGTTCCAGGAGGTCCTGCCGGCCTACGGTCTCGACATCACGGCTGCCGCGTACTCGCCCGCTGCCAAGACCCACTTCGACTGCGCGGCGGAGGACTACTACCTCGGGACGTTCGAGTGGGTGCCGCACGGCGCCGCCGCGGCTGCCGAGGCCCTCGACATCTACGTGCAGGCGCACCCCGGGAAGATCGCCGACCTGCCCGCCGGGCAGTACCGGTGGACGGACGGCCGTCTGGTGCGTGTCTCCGACGCCCTCGTGCTGAGGAAACACCTCATCGCGATCAACCAACGGGTGTACGAGCGCGCTGCCCTCGGCATCGCCCTGGTCGCCCGGGGCCGCACACCCTGGCGGCACTATGTCGAACTCGGCCGCACGCTCCAGCGCCTCCAGATGAACGATCTCAACCTGGGGTTCATGTCGGCGGGCTACAGCTCCAAGACCGGAAACGACCTGCCCGCGGCCCGGCGCCTGGAACAGATCCTCACCGCTTGCGGGCTGCCTACGGGCCCTTCGTACTTCTGCGTCGGCGGCAGGGTCAGCGAGGAGCAGGTGCTCGGCCAGGGCATGAGGGAGGACGTGGTCCACATGCAGGGGCCGGCAGAGCTGATCAGAGAGGATCTGACCGGCCTGCTGCCGCACTACATGGTGCCGAACCGTATCGTCATCGTGGACCGCCTCCCGCTGACCGCCAACGGCAAGATCGACACGAAGGCGCTGGAGGCCTCGCGGCAGGCCGAACTCGCCCCGCCCGAGCGTGCCCTGGTCTCCCCCCGTACCAGAACCGAGCGCAAAGTCCGGGACGTGTGGCAGGCGGTGCTCAAGCGCGAACAGGTCTCGGTCGTCGACGACTTCTTCGAGTCCGGCGGCAATTCCCTGATCGCCGTGAGGCTTGTCAGCCGTCTGAACAAGGTGTTCGGCAGTGCCCTGCCGCTTCAGGTGCTGTTCGAAGCCCCCACAGTGGAGAAACTCGCCGCCAGGCTGGACGCCGCCGTTCCCGGGCCCGTATCTCGTCTGGTTCCGCTCCAGCCCGAGGGCTCCGGCACGCCGCTCCACTGCTGGCCGGGCCTGGGCGGCTACCCCATGAACCTGCGGCCGCTGGCCGCCGCGCTCGGCGCGGACCGGCCCGTCTACGGTGTGCAGGCACACGGCATCAACCGTGGCGAGACCCCCTACGCCACGGTCCGCGAGATGGCGCTGGCGGACGTCGCGGCGATCAGAGGTGTCCAGCCGCGCGGGCCCTACCTGCTGTGCGGCTACTCCTTCGGCGCGCGGGTCGCCTTCGAGACGGCGTACCAGCTGGAACAGGCCGGGGAAAGCGTGGAGCACCTGTTCCTCATAGCCCCCGGCCAGCCCCGGCTGCGCCCCGAGGACGCCTCAGCCGCGACGGGAACCGCCGACTTCGCGGACCGGGCTTTCCTCGCCCTGCTCTTCTCCGTCTTCGCCGGCACGCTCAACGGACCCGTGCTGGACGAGTGCCTGCGGACCGTCACCGACCAGGACAGTTTCGTCGCCTTCGTCACGACCCGGTTCGGCGGCTTGAACGAGGACCTCGTGCGGGCCGTCACCGACATCGTGCGGCAGACCTACTCCCTCACCTATGAGTTCCGCGAGCTGACGGGGCGGCGGCTGAACGCACCGGTGACCCTCGTCAAGGCGGCCGACGACAACTACTCCTTCATCGAGAACCAGAACGGCTTCTCGGCGGAGCCTCCCTTCGTCCATCGTCTGACGGCGGGGCACTACGACGTGCTGCGCACCCCGCATGTGGCCGAGCTCGCGGCACTGATCCGCGGCCGACTGCCCGCCTCGTCCCGGACCCCCCACCCGACTCCCCGTCACGCCCCGGTGTCCCAAGTCCCGTCACAGGAGGCCGTAGTGCCACACGTCAACATCAAGCACTTCCCGGTGCCGATCACCCGGGAGCAGGAGACCGAGCTGGTCGCCGCGGTCACCGCCGCGGTACGCAACGCCTTCGGCTGCGAGGAGGACGTCATCTCGATCTCCCTCGAACCGGTCGAGCAGGAGGTGTGGAACGAGCGTGTGTACCTCCCCGAGATCGTCGAGCGCAAGAACCTGCTCCGCAAGGCACCCAACTACTGA
- a CDS encoding pseudouridine-5'-phosphate glycosidase encodes MTTQPGAHSPVPLVFTDEVAAALAAGDPVVALESNVITHGLPYPDNAATARKVEEAVRVGGAVPATIGIDGGRILVGMTDKDIERFAATAGIPKVSSRDLPVVLAAGGLGATTVASSLVAAELAGIAFFASAGIGGVHRGAETTMDISSDLIQFTRSKVAVVCAGAKKILDLGLTMEFLETHCVPVISYGFDDFPAFYCRSSGLRAPHRLDDEALIARAVDTHWGLGNDSAVLITSPTTQEDAIDGDQIEAAIAEALAAAERDGIRGGAVTKYVMRAVDRATEGRSAQANMAVLVHTAEVGGRLAAAHAEYRRENR; translated from the coding sequence ATGACCACGCAGCCAGGCGCGCACAGCCCCGTGCCGCTGGTGTTCACCGATGAGGTGGCCGCGGCGCTCGCCGCGGGCGACCCCGTGGTGGCTCTGGAATCCAACGTCATCACCCACGGCCTGCCGTACCCCGACAACGCGGCCACCGCCCGCAAGGTCGAGGAGGCCGTGCGGGTCGGCGGCGCGGTGCCGGCCACCATCGGCATCGACGGCGGCCGGATCCTGGTAGGGATGACCGACAAGGACATCGAGCGCTTCGCCGCCACGGCCGGCATCCCCAAGGTGAGCAGCCGGGATCTGCCGGTCGTCCTGGCCGCCGGAGGCCTGGGCGCCACCACTGTCGCCTCCTCCCTGGTGGCGGCGGAACTCGCCGGGATTGCCTTCTTCGCCTCGGCGGGCATAGGAGGCGTCCATCGCGGGGCCGAGACCACCATGGACATCTCCTCCGACCTGATCCAGTTCACCCGGTCGAAGGTGGCGGTGGTCTGCGCCGGCGCGAAGAAGATCCTCGACCTCGGTCTGACCATGGAGTTCCTGGAGACCCACTGCGTCCCCGTCATCTCCTACGGGTTCGACGACTTCCCCGCCTTCTACTGCCGCTCCAGCGGACTGCGCGCGCCGCACCGGCTGGACGACGAGGCACTGATCGCCCGTGCCGTCGACACCCACTGGGGGCTGGGCAACGACAGTGCCGTCCTCATCACCAGCCCGACCACGCAGGAGGACGCCATCGACGGTGACCAGATCGAGGCGGCCATCGCGGAGGCGCTCGCCGCCGCCGAGCGGGACGGGATCCGGGGCGGCGCCGTGACGAAGTACGTCATGCGCGCAGTCGACCGGGCGACCGAGGGCAGGTCGGCCCAGGCCAACATGGCGGTCCTCGTCCATACGGCGGAGGTCGGCGGCCGGCTCGCGGCGGCCCACGCCGAGTACCGCCGGGAGAACCGATGA
- a CDS encoding HAD family hydrolase: MTYLAMFDLDGTLVDSPRAIVETFAAAFEAMGVAPRDPADVRATIGLPLEQAFATLLGVSRDDARTAEGVARYQEAFRTVILPRAHSLVFPSVAEGLDELRRRGLDLAVVTSKFHASAEALLSAAGLLDRFSVLIGADDVTRPKPHPESGQVAIARCGAEPERAVMVGDTTHDLFMAQAAGVRSIAVTYGVHSRTELAAAGPSHIADSFDEVVAYILKGLPQD; the protein is encoded by the coding sequence ATGACGTACCTGGCGATGTTCGATCTCGACGGAACGCTGGTGGACTCTCCGCGGGCGATCGTGGAGACATTCGCCGCCGCCTTCGAGGCGATGGGCGTCGCGCCCCGGGATCCCGCGGACGTACGGGCCACCATCGGACTTCCGCTGGAGCAGGCTTTCGCCACTCTGTTGGGCGTGTCGCGGGACGATGCCCGCACCGCCGAAGGAGTGGCCCGCTACCAGGAGGCGTTCCGCACCGTCATCCTGCCCCGAGCGCACTCGCTCGTCTTCCCCTCGGTCGCGGAGGGGCTCGACGAGCTCCGCCGCCGGGGCCTCGACCTGGCCGTGGTCACCAGCAAGTTCCACGCCAGCGCCGAGGCCCTGCTAAGCGCGGCAGGCCTGCTGGACCGCTTCTCGGTCCTGATCGGTGCGGACGATGTCACGCGCCCCAAGCCGCACCCCGAGTCGGGCCAGGTGGCCATCGCACGCTGCGGTGCCGAGCCGGAGCGGGCGGTGATGGTCGGAGACACGACCCACGACCTGTTCATGGCCCAGGCGGCCGGTGTCCGGTCGATCGCGGTCACCTATGGAGTGCACTCACGGACCGAGCTTGCCGCAGCCGGGCCGTCGCACATCGCCGACAGCTTCGACGAGGTCGTCGCCTACATCCTCAAGGGGCTGCCTCAGGACTGA
- a CDS encoding questin oxidase family protein, producing MADITAAHTAPADTDRSDTGVVDRLLSDRTHHIEFNGHLTNHVKHAVVALAGLGVEPERISAYHDNYVKLTPYGFPVEPARRARLTITDDNWLQFLGQRTDFAAYCDFFDRRERELGMPEVLRRYLPHLLPGWVGALQHATIHLGWALDAGNRWMAIEGLAYLAFAHVSCHPERARPADSGHAEEKPKDSLMRIAGFWEENRPELGPWVENLVKDTTAEAVGDIHPELLRSGLQYRIARMLGEGHPLIDATPTWSTAQDPVTSWDDLTYLVTLLYLVEPGDFLLLHLITSLHAMRHIADALPADQRHDAVRYYWTGILGVLFSRGHFPRPRKLAALDSLFDAALDDLEDPRWAREWDWLVARAVEEEEEHNPKLVYVMREMWRRSGGMSLYRVAAGQFTATPELPATFEQPPVE from the coding sequence ATGGCCGACATCACCGCAGCGCACACCGCACCCGCGGACACCGACCGGTCCGACACCGGCGTCGTCGACCGCCTGCTGAGCGATCGCACCCACCACATCGAGTTCAACGGCCATCTCACCAACCACGTCAAGCACGCCGTGGTGGCCCTGGCCGGTCTCGGCGTGGAGCCGGAACGCATCAGCGCGTACCACGACAACTACGTGAAGCTCACGCCGTACGGCTTCCCCGTGGAACCGGCCCGCCGCGCGCGGCTCACCATCACGGACGACAACTGGCTCCAATTCCTCGGCCAACGTACCGACTTCGCCGCGTACTGCGACTTCTTCGACCGCCGGGAGAGGGAACTCGGCATGCCGGAGGTGCTCAGGCGCTACCTGCCGCACCTTCTGCCCGGCTGGGTCGGAGCACTTCAGCACGCCACCATCCACCTGGGCTGGGCGCTGGATGCGGGCAACCGCTGGATGGCCATCGAGGGCCTTGCTTATCTCGCCTTCGCCCACGTCTCCTGCCACCCGGAACGTGCCCGCCCGGCCGACTCCGGCCACGCCGAGGAGAAACCGAAGGACTCTCTGATGCGCATCGCCGGCTTCTGGGAGGAGAACCGGCCCGAACTCGGTCCCTGGGTGGAGAACCTGGTCAAGGACACCACGGCCGAGGCGGTGGGCGACATCCACCCCGAACTCCTGCGCTCGGGACTGCAGTACCGCATCGCCCGGATGCTCGGCGAGGGGCATCCGCTGATCGACGCGACACCCACCTGGAGCACGGCACAGGACCCCGTCACCAGCTGGGACGACCTGACCTACCTGGTCACGCTGCTGTATCTGGTGGAGCCGGGGGACTTCCTGCTGCTGCATCTGATCACCTCGCTGCACGCGATGCGGCACATCGCGGACGCTCTCCCTGCCGACCAGCGCCATGACGCAGTTCGGTACTACTGGACGGGCATCCTGGGCGTGCTCTTCTCGCGCGGGCACTTCCCCCGGCCGCGGAAGCTGGCGGCGCTGGACTCCCTCTTCGACGCCGCCCTGGACGACCTGGAGGACCCGCGGTGGGCCCGGGAGTGGGACTGGCTCGTCGCGCGGGCGGTCGAGGAGGAAGAGGAACACAACCCCAAGCTGGTGTACGTCATGCGTGAGATGTGGCGCAGGAGCGGCGGCATGTCCCTGTACCGCGTCGCCGCGGGCCAGTTCACCGCCACTCCGGAACTGCCTGCCACCTTCGAGCAGCCGCCCGTGGAATGA
- the upp gene encoding uracil phosphoribosyltransferase, translating into MTAPTAPSIDRYLGTNVHLLPQTDQLRALHTVVRDRNARREDFVFCSGRIIRLLIEASLNLLPFQPHDVRTPVGSTYEGLRLSAKVCGVPVVRAGESMESELRAVCPGIPIGKILIQRDTTTKLPELYYIKLPDDIADHHVLLLDPMLATGGTALAAIEVLLERGVPEQNIVFVNFITVPEGITAVCERYPGVRIVTSSIEQRLNENAYMVPGIGDFGDRYFGTDAQRHEPPTTPATAPAGRR; encoded by the coding sequence ATGACCGCTCCCACCGCACCGTCCATCGACAGGTACCTCGGAACGAACGTCCACCTGCTGCCCCAGACAGACCAGTTACGTGCCCTTCACACCGTGGTCCGGGACCGGAACGCGCGCCGGGAGGACTTCGTCTTTTGCTCCGGCCGCATAATCCGCCTGCTGATCGAGGCGAGCCTCAACCTGCTCCCCTTCCAGCCCCACGACGTCCGCACCCCCGTCGGCAGTACCTACGAGGGCCTTCGCCTCTCCGCGAAGGTGTGCGGCGTTCCCGTCGTGCGCGCCGGGGAGAGCATGGAGAGCGAACTGCGCGCGGTATGCCCGGGGATCCCCATCGGCAAGATCCTCATCCAACGGGACACGACCACCAAACTGCCCGAGCTGTACTACATCAAGCTCCCCGACGACATCGCCGACCACCACGTCCTTCTGCTCGATCCGATGCTGGCGACCGGGGGAACCGCTCTGGCCGCCATCGAGGTGCTCCTGGAGCGGGGGGTCCCCGAACAAAACATCGTCTTCGTCAACTTCATCACCGTGCCGGAGGGCATCACCGCCGTGTGCGAGCGATACCCCGGGGTGAGGATCGTGACCTCTTCCATCGAGCAGCGGCTCAACGAGAACGCCTACATGGTGCCCGGCATCGGTGACTTCGGCGACCGCTACTTCGGGACGGACGCACAGCGGCATGAACCGCCCACCACACCCGCGACAGCCCCGGCCGGGCGGCGTTGA
- a CDS encoding LuxR C-terminal-related transcriptional regulator encodes MQHVADRLHHMAEEVEHLSEALEQLRMAPAQNDQPQSTAHRLEWFQGPARTGATLRALTMLADDELRSTHPGPPESADALAAERERALRAIERGLLMRCVYARSHLETPTGQRHLRELADAGVRVRVQASVPVRIILVGDRLALFADKGVGDPESLTMVRHPQSVALAARVFEERWAEATDLETLLSGTGGDRAGGSAGSGLSSREQVILRRLADGGQDEAIAREIGVSIRTYRRDIVTLLDKLSAKNRVQAAVEAVRRGWL; translated from the coding sequence ATGCAGCACGTGGCCGACCGACTGCACCACATGGCCGAGGAGGTGGAACACCTCAGCGAGGCCCTCGAGCAACTCCGCATGGCCCCCGCGCAGAACGACCAGCCGCAGAGCACGGCACACCGCCTCGAGTGGTTCCAGGGACCAGCCCGGACGGGCGCCACGCTACGCGCGTTAACCATGCTCGCCGACGACGAGCTGAGAAGCACCCATCCCGGCCCGCCGGAGTCCGCGGACGCCCTGGCCGCGGAGCGCGAGCGCGCGCTCAGGGCCATCGAGCGGGGTCTGCTGATGCGGTGTGTGTATGCCCGTAGCCACCTGGAGACGCCGACCGGTCAGCGACATCTGCGGGAACTGGCCGATGCGGGTGTCCGAGTCCGCGTCCAGGCTTCGGTGCCGGTGCGGATCATCCTGGTCGGGGACCGGCTGGCTCTGTTCGCCGACAAGGGCGTGGGCGATCCCGAGTCGCTCACCATGGTGCGCCATCCGCAGTCGGTCGCGCTGGCCGCCCGGGTTTTCGAGGAGCGCTGGGCGGAGGCAACCGACCTGGAGACGCTGCTTTCCGGCACCGGCGGTGACCGGGCCGGTGGCAGCGCCGGCAGCGGCCTGTCCTCGCGCGAGCAGGTCATCCTCAGGCGGCTGGCCGACGGGGGCCAGGACGAGGCCATCGCCCGCGAGATCGGGGTCTCGATCCGGACCTACCGTCGGGACATCGTGACCTTGTTGGACAAGCTCAGCGCGAAGAACCGCGTACAAGCCGCTGTCGAAGCCGTCAGGCGGGGGTGGCTCTGA
- a CDS encoding cytochrome P450 has translation MTTTGITEPFGSHAAPAYPTVRTGCPLDLPPLVGELREERPGARVMLRDGSRPWVVSRYSDARQALRDPRLSADLHRPGFPFVSPVQKLQQNEDLPVGFLRMDPPEHSRQRRMLTQEFIVKRMQRMRPEVDAVVESLLDDMIAAGPPTDLVDAFALPLPSRVICKLLGVPYQDHDFFQKQSCLMLDHTAGVERVLAAREELRDYFDRLAAHKASHPADDLLSRLIAGQEVPGHLSHDEVVGMAAVLLVAGHETTANLIGIGVLNLLEAPDQWAALCEDPGLIPGAVEELLRYQTVIPTGLPRLATEDMEMGGVTIRAGEGVLAAADRDPCVFDAPDRLDVRHPVRRHLAFGFGVHQCLGLPLARVELQSALAGVVRRLPRLRVTKPLEELNFRHRMNAYGLFELPVVW, from the coding sequence ATGACCACCACCGGCATCACCGAGCCGTTCGGCAGCCATGCCGCGCCGGCGTATCCCACGGTCCGCACCGGTTGCCCGCTCGATCTTCCGCCGCTCGTGGGTGAGTTACGAGAGGAGCGTCCCGGCGCCCGGGTCATGCTCCGGGACGGAAGCCGGCCCTGGGTGGTGAGCCGGTACTCCGACGCGCGGCAGGCGCTGCGCGACCCCCGGCTGAGCGCAGATCTCCACCGTCCCGGGTTCCCGTTCGTATCCCCGGTCCAAAAGCTCCAGCAGAACGAGGACCTCCCGGTCGGCTTCCTGCGTATGGACCCGCCCGAGCACAGCAGACAACGCCGCATGCTCACACAGGAGTTCATCGTCAAGCGCATGCAGCGGATGCGCCCCGAGGTGGACGCCGTCGTGGAGTCGCTGCTCGACGACATGATCGCCGCCGGCCCACCCACGGACCTGGTGGACGCGTTCGCGCTGCCCCTGCCCTCACGCGTGATCTGCAAACTGCTCGGCGTGCCCTACCAGGACCACGATTTCTTCCAGAAGCAGAGCTGCCTGATGCTCGATCACACCGCCGGGGTCGAGAGGGTCCTCGCCGCTCGTGAGGAACTGCGCGACTACTTCGACCGACTTGCCGCCCACAAGGCGAGCCATCCGGCCGACGACCTGCTCAGCAGACTGATCGCCGGGCAGGAAGTACCGGGGCACCTCAGCCACGACGAGGTCGTGGGTATGGCCGCGGTGCTCCTCGTCGCGGGGCACGAGACCACCGCCAACCTGATCGGCATCGGCGTGCTCAACCTGCTGGAGGCTCCTGACCAGTGGGCGGCGCTGTGCGAGGATCCCGGCCTCATCCCGGGGGCCGTGGAGGAACTCCTGCGGTATCAGACCGTCATCCCTACCGGACTGCCGCGGCTGGCCACGGAGGACATGGAGATGGGGGGCGTCACCATCCGGGCCGGTGAAGGCGTCCTGGCCGCCGCCGATCGTGACCCTTGTGTCTTCGATGCCCCGGACCGGCTGGACGTCCGGCACCCCGTGCGTCGGCATCTGGCTTTCGGCTTCGGTGTCCACCAGTGCCTCGGGCTACCGCTCGCCCGGGTCGAGCTCCAGTCAGCCCTGGCCGGCGTCGTGCGCCGGCTCCCGCGACTAAGGGTTACCAAGCCTCTGGAGGAGCTGAACTTCCGCCACCGTATGAACGCCTACGGGCTGTTCGAACTGCCGGTGGTGTGGTGA
- a CDS encoding DUF6009 family protein — translation MGSGRTVPALPRRERRPGRAGQSPRRGRAGHDAQVRPWNGYCARGGLYATSAPAEAVDPHPLEPRVKGSETERSEGGPPSLAMQELGIQLPL, via the coding sequence ATCGGCAGCGGCCGGACCGTCCCCGCCCTTCCCCGGCGGGAAAGACGACCAGGACGTGCTGGACAGTCACCACGTCGCGGTCGCGCCGGGCATGACGCTCAAGTACGTCCGTGGAACGGCTACTGCGCAAGGGGCGGGCTGTACGCCACGAGCGCCCCCGCCGAAGCCGTCGACCCGCACCCCCTCGAGCCCCGCGTCAAAGGATCCGAGACCGAACGCTCCGAAGGCGGCCCGCCCTCCCTGGCCATGCAAGAACTCGGCATACAGCTACCGCTGTAA